A region of the Leeuwenhoekiella sp. MAR_2009_132 genome:
GGAGGTAGATTTAGTCAATACATTCCATTTTGGTCACCTGTGTGTATGGTAGTTGGTTATGGTTTAAGTCTTGTAGGCTATTCCATTTACCTCAAACACGGAAGATTCTTTGAATCGTATTATAAACAATGGGAAAATCGTAAAATAGAAGAGTATTTAAAACGTGAAGAAGAGCGTGTTTCTTCTTTAGATCGTTGGGAATAAAGATACAAAACAATTTAAATTATAGAACCATTTTTTAAACTATGAATGTACTCGTCATCGAAGATGAAAAACCCGCAGCACGCCGACTCACGCGAATGCTTGAAGCTTTAGCGTTAAATGTACAGGCACAATTAAATTCTGTAGAGGAAGCAGTAAATTGGTTCTCTTCAAATAAACATCCAGATCTCATTTTTCTAGATATTCAATTAAGTGACGGGTTGTCTTTTGAGATTTTTGATGCTGTAGAAGTTACAAGTGCAATCATATTTACCACGGCTTATGATGAGTATGCTTTACAGGCATTTAAACTCAATAGTATAGATTATCTATTAAAACCTATAGATGATGACGAGCTTGAAGCGGCGGTAACTAAATTCAGAAAACAGAATAAACCAACTCAAGATGTTAAACTTAACTTTGACGATATACGCAAATTATTAGGTGTAAACCCGGTTGAGCGCGAGTATAAAAAACGTTTTACCGTTAAGATAGGGCAACACCTTAAAATGATTACTATTGAAGATGTGGTGTGTTTTTACAGTGAAAATAAAGGTACGTATGCGCGTACGTTCGATAAACGCGATTATCTTCTAGATACTACACTAGAACTCTTAGAAAATGAGCTTGCTCCAGATGTTTTTTTTAGAGTAAGCCGAAAGTATTTTGTAAACGTACAGGCAATACAAGATATCATTAGCTATACCAATTCGCGTTTGCAAATAAAACTTAAATCTGGTGATGATTTAGAAATTATTGTAAGTAGGGAGCGCGTCAAGGATTTTAAACTGTGGATTTCTTAATCTAAGCTGAGAACAGCTACATCTGTGTTATTTACAGCCTGTATTTTTTTGGCGATGGCAAATATACCTTCTAAATCTGTGCGGTTGTCAATGGCTTTTTTTGCATCTTCCAGAATAAGGTTAGCTTCCCTGATGAGGGTTTGATCTACATTTTTAATTACGCTTTCTACCTGCAGTAGAAAGTATAGCGCTGTTAACATTTTATGCAGCATTATCACATCATGTTTACAATATACGCGCAGGGGCACAAAAACAAAATAGATGAGTTCCTCAAAATTTAAAGTACGTAGACTTATAACTGCCTCGTCATTTTCATTACGTATAAAACTATAATCTTCTTTTTTTAAGCGTAATGCAAAGAGTTCCGAAAGGTAATCAACACAGGTAATAGCCGTGCCGGGGTCGTTAATACCAGGGCTCATTGCCTTAATTGCGATTTCTGTTAATTGTTTAAAACCTAAAACATAATTATGAGTTACAATTTCGCTACGTGAAAAACCAAAACAGGACAATACCTGCTCTTTAAAATCATCATTTAGATCTATAGAACAGCGTGCAATTGGGATGTTTTTAAGTATAAATGTCCCCTTAGGTTGCATAATATGTATTTTGCAATCTTTCTCTTTACAAATGTCAAGTAGCGTATCAATGGCTATTGTCTGTAGGTAGCCGGTTTTGTCTATACGTATTTCTTGCCAGTCACTAGTATCAGGAAAATCAGGGTGATTTGATTTATTTGTAGTGTTTTCTATAATCTGATCAAGTCGTGTTTTTGCCTTACTGTAAATATTTTCAACAATACGGTTTACCTGTATGGCTTCAGAAATTGAATGAATAAAATAGATAAACAACGCAAGTGTAAGCATGCTAAGACCAATACCTACCAGTACAGAAAATCCCGGAAGTTGGTATTTATTTTCTGTAGGTTCAATACTTAATAAAATGAGGATACAATAAATAAGCGTGGCTATATAGTACCCTAAAACGTATTGATGTTTTTTATTAGAAATAAGTCCGGGTAAAATACGTGGGGAATAATTGCTCGATGCCTGATTTAAAAGAATCATAACCATAGAGAAACTAAAAACCATAAGAGAGATAATTCCTCCAATGAAGGTACTTAGTAAAGTTCTTGCGGTATCTGCATCATTAATAACGAGGTTAGGAGCATGCTCTATAAGAAATCCTGAAATCCCACGGCTTTCTGCATAAAGCATGATAAAACCGGCAATTAGACCTATAAAAGCGATTACAGAAGGGTAAAACCCTATTTTTCCGGTGAGATTTACAATAAAGAGTTTGATTTTTGTAACAAGTTGACGCATTGAACGAATTTCTAATTTAATTATTTAACCTACAGTCTTATTTGTATTCTCTTAACACCTACAGACACTAAATGTTAGTTTTCATCAGAATCTGAGTCTATTCTATTTTCGTTAAAGGCGCTGGGTAATAACTCAGGAATAAATTTAACAAGCAGTGGTAATAAGATACCACCTCCGGGAAGTATAAAAATTGCCAGAGATGGTAAGCTTTTGCAGATACTTAAGAGTTGTGATTTAACTCTTTTCTTTTCAGCTTTGCTTAAATCTCTAAAAGTTGATTGGCTGAGTAACATAACTAAATCTTTACTTTCTGAAAGCTCCTGTATTAAACGTTTTTTATTTCTAAGAATTAGAATTTTAACGGTTTGACTGGTTTGATTGTAAAAGTGTTTTACGGGATTACTATAGTTGAGGTATGATATTTTCTTTCGGTTTTTAACAATAAATTCATGTATATAGGTTGCCGAAGTATTAATAGTTTCTGTAGGCAGCTCCAGTAATTTACCAAAATTCTTAAGAAAGAGATATTCTGTATAATCTAATTTGGCATCATCCCAAATGGCAAGCGCTGCAAGGTCTAACAAATATCTTCGTTGTGTAAGTTTTGGGAAGTGAACTAAGGGTAAATCTTCAATACTTTGT
Encoded here:
- a CDS encoding LytR/AlgR family response regulator transcription factor, with protein sequence MNVLVIEDEKPAARRLTRMLEALALNVQAQLNSVEEAVNWFSSNKHPDLIFLDIQLSDGLSFEIFDAVEVTSAIIFTTAYDEYALQAFKLNSIDYLLKPIDDDELEAAVTKFRKQNKPTQDVKLNFDDIRKLLGVNPVEREYKKRFTVKIGQHLKMITIEDVVCFYSENKGTYARTFDKRDYLLDTTLELLENELAPDVFFRVSRKYFVNVQAIQDIISYTNSRLQIKLKSGDDLEIIVSRERVKDFKLWIS
- a CDS encoding DUF2254 domain-containing protein, with translation MRQLVTKIKLFIVNLTGKIGFYPSVIAFIGLIAGFIMLYAESRGISGFLIEHAPNLVINDADTARTLLSTFIGGIISLMVFSFSMVMILLNQASSNYSPRILPGLISNKKHQYVLGYYIATLIYCILILLSIEPTENKYQLPGFSVLVGIGLSMLTLALFIYFIHSISEAIQVNRIVENIYSKAKTRLDQIIENTTNKSNHPDFPDTSDWQEIRIDKTGYLQTIAIDTLLDICKEKDCKIHIMQPKGTFILKNIPIARCSIDLNDDFKEQVLSCFGFSRSEIVTHNYVLGFKQLTEIAIKAMSPGINDPGTAITCVDYLSELFALRLKKEDYSFIRNENDEAVISLRTLNFEELIYFVFVPLRVYCKHDVIMLHKMLTALYFLLQVESVIKNVDQTLIREANLILEDAKKAIDNRTDLEGIFAIAKKIQAVNNTDVAVLSLD
- a CDS encoding 2TM domain-containing protein; its protein translation is MKDQDKTYKEVVNRVKQLKNLYNHIPVYIIISVLYVAFCLGAFDGGRFSQYIPFWSPVCMVVGYGLSLVGYSIYLKHGRFFESYYKQWENRKIEEYLKREEERVSSLDRWE